In a single window of the Rhizobium etli CFN 42 genome:
- a CDS encoding FadR/GntR family transcriptional regulator translates to MQDMDSWLSEKKEIGRRNAAEAVFEDIRTAIVSRKLALGTRLPAEVQLAEHYGISRPIVREALRSLQTLGFTQTRTGRGTFVVSESPARQLAGGAYSARDLMEARPCIEIPAAGWAALRRSNEQLASLSSLCDRMDDEEDVQAWVGMDAEFHGEIAEASGNAIFRKVVADVRGALSTQSELVEHVRGRRKASNAEHRRILEAIAAGGEADARAAMAEHLLEVKRSIIGIADEKRSALKV, encoded by the coding sequence ATGCAGGATATGGATTCATGGCTGTCAGAGAAGAAAGAGATAGGCCGGAGAAACGCTGCCGAAGCGGTCTTCGAAGATATCCGCACGGCCATTGTCAGTCGGAAACTGGCGCTCGGAACCCGTCTTCCCGCGGAGGTGCAGCTCGCCGAACATTACGGCATCAGCCGGCCGATCGTGCGCGAGGCGCTCCGCTCGTTGCAGACGCTGGGGTTCACGCAAACGAGAACCGGCCGGGGCACTTTCGTCGTTTCGGAAAGCCCGGCGCGGCAGCTCGCTGGTGGCGCCTATTCCGCTCGCGACCTGATGGAGGCGCGCCCCTGCATCGAGATACCGGCGGCGGGCTGGGCGGCATTGCGGCGCTCGAACGAGCAGCTGGCTTCGCTCTCATCCTTGTGCGATCGGATGGATGACGAGGAGGATGTCCAGGCGTGGGTGGGGATGGACGCTGAATTTCATGGAGAGATCGCCGAAGCCTCCGGCAATGCGATCTTCAGGAAAGTCGTCGCCGATGTCCGCGGCGCTCTTTCGACGCAATCGGAATTGGTGGAGCATGTTCGCGGAAGGCGTAAAGCCTCCAACGCCGAGCACCGCCGGATTCTGGAGGCGATCGCCGCAGGCGGCGAGGCGGATGCACGCGCCGCCATGGCGGAACACCTGCTGGAGGTAAAACGGTCCATCATCGGGATTGCCGATGAAAAGCGATCTGCGCTGAAGGTATGA
- a CDS encoding FadR/GntR family transcriptional regulator: protein MNDLEYWLSDSAILSRKSASELVFEELRNLILSGRFAAGAKLPSEAKLAAKYGVSRPIVREALRSLQILGLTETRTGSGTYVLAAAGDGDIRYGNYSARDLMEARAFVEVSAAGWAALRRTDDELSRLLHLCDRMEQEEDTGAWVRLDSDFHGLIAEASKNAVFRDIVDDVREAMAQQSGLLTAFGPRREESNEEHRAIVDAVRKGAEAEAQAAMEFHLKKVEAAVSRIIGADPR, encoded by the coding sequence ATGAACGATCTAGAATACTGGCTATCCGATTCCGCGATCCTCAGCCGAAAAAGCGCCTCGGAACTGGTTTTCGAGGAGCTGCGCAATCTCATTCTTTCCGGCCGTTTTGCCGCCGGCGCCAAGCTGCCGTCGGAAGCGAAGCTCGCGGCAAAATACGGCGTGAGCCGCCCGATCGTGCGGGAAGCGCTGCGCTCGCTGCAGATATTGGGGCTGACGGAGACGCGGACCGGGAGCGGAACCTATGTGCTCGCCGCCGCCGGTGACGGAGATATCCGTTACGGCAATTATTCGGCGCGGGATCTGATGGAGGCGCGCGCATTCGTCGAGGTATCGGCTGCCGGCTGGGCGGCGCTACGCCGAACCGACGATGAGCTGTCCCGGCTGCTTCACCTGTGCGACCGGATGGAGCAGGAAGAAGATACCGGAGCCTGGGTGCGGCTCGATTCGGATTTTCACGGGCTGATCGCCGAGGCATCGAAGAATGCCGTCTTCCGCGACATCGTCGATGATGTCCGCGAGGCGATGGCGCAGCAATCCGGCCTGCTGACTGCCTTTGGGCCACGGCGTGAGGAATCGAACGAAGAGCATCGCGCGATCGTCGACGCCGTCCGCAAAGGGGCGGAGGCCGAGGCCCAGGCGGCGATGGAATTTCATCTCAAGAAGGTCGAGGCGGCGGTCAGCCGCATCATCGGAGCCGACCCTCGGTAA
- a CDS encoding amino acid permease: MTVMESTRTEADGQVFAEEDLGYHKALKPRQIQMIAIGGAIGTGLFLGAGGRLAAAGPALVLVYALCGFFAFLVLRALGELIVHRPTSGSFVSYAREFYGEKLAFAVGWMYWLTWAMTAVADVTAVALYMNFFKAYVPWIAMIDQWVFAFAALVLVLSMNLLSVKVFGELEFWFSLVKVLALLIFLIVGVYFVVTGTPIDGHVPGLNTITDFGGMFPNSVLPALVVIQGVVFAYASIELIGTAAGETENARKVMPRAIRTVVLRLVVFYVGSVLLLSLLLPYTAYKGGESPFVTFFGKIGIQGADVVMNLVVLTAVLSSLNAGLYSTGRILHSMAVSGSAPAALAKMNRSGVPYGGIAVTAVVTAFGVVLNAVVPAEAFEIGLNVAALGIIAAWGVIVLCQLKLWQLSRQGKLARPEFRMFGAPYTGLLTLGFLAIVVILMALDYPVGTYTVASLLLIIPALVVGWLLMRERIHMIAAEQGDERGGFDLA; this comes from the coding sequence ATGACAGTCATGGAATCCACCAGAACCGAGGCCGATGGCCAAGTTTTCGCCGAGGAAGACCTTGGTTATCACAAGGCGCTGAAGCCGCGGCAGATCCAGATGATCGCCATCGGCGGAGCCATCGGCACGGGGCTGTTCCTCGGGGCCGGCGGCCGGCTTGCCGCTGCCGGTCCGGCACTTGTGCTGGTCTATGCCTTGTGCGGCTTTTTCGCCTTCCTCGTTCTGAGAGCCCTCGGCGAACTGATCGTCCATCGCCCGACCTCGGGCTCGTTCGTATCCTATGCCCGCGAATTTTACGGCGAAAAGCTCGCCTTCGCAGTCGGCTGGATGTATTGGCTGACCTGGGCGATGACGGCGGTCGCCGACGTCACCGCGGTCGCCCTCTACATGAATTTCTTCAAGGCCTATGTCCCGTGGATCGCGATGATCGATCAGTGGGTGTTCGCGTTCGCGGCGTTGGTCCTCGTCCTCTCGATGAACCTTTTGTCGGTGAAGGTCTTCGGCGAACTGGAATTCTGGTTCAGCCTCGTCAAGGTTCTCGCCCTCCTCATCTTCCTGATCGTCGGCGTCTACTTCGTCGTCACCGGCACGCCGATCGACGGCCATGTCCCGGGCCTGAACACGATCACCGATTTCGGCGGCATGTTCCCGAACAGCGTCCTGCCGGCGCTGGTGGTGATACAGGGCGTGGTTTTCGCCTATGCCTCGATCGAGCTGATCGGCACCGCCGCCGGGGAAACCGAAAACGCCCGCAAAGTCATGCCGCGGGCGATCCGCACTGTCGTGCTGCGCCTGGTCGTCTTCTATGTTGGCTCGGTCCTGCTGCTGTCGCTGCTGCTGCCCTACACCGCCTATAAGGGCGGCGAGAGCCCGTTCGTCACCTTCTTCGGCAAGATCGGCATCCAGGGCGCCGACGTCGTCATGAACCTCGTCGTGCTGACCGCCGTCCTCTCGTCGCTCAACGCTGGCCTCTATTCGACGGGCCGCATCCTGCATTCCATGGCCGTTTCCGGCTCGGCGCCGGCGGCGCTGGCGAAGATGAACCGGTCGGGCGTGCCCTATGGCGGGATTGCGGTGACGGCTGTCGTGACCGCCTTCGGCGTCGTGCTGAACGCCGTCGTTCCGGCGGAAGCCTTCGAGATCGGCCTGAATGTCGCCGCCCTCGGCATCATCGCGGCATGGGGCGTTATCGTCCTGTGCCAGCTCAAGCTTTGGCAGCTGTCGCGGCAGGGCAAGCTGGCGCGGCCTGAATTCCGGATGTTCGGCGCGCCTTATACCGGGCTGCTGACGTTGGGCTTCCTTGCCATCGTCGTGATCCTGATGGCCCTCGATTATCCGGTCGGCACCTATACGGTCGCCTCCCTGCTGCTGATCATTCCGGCGCTGGTGGTCGGCTGGCTACTGATGCGTGAGCGCATCCACATGATAGCCGCCGAACAGGGCGATGAGCGCGGCGGTTTCGATCTGGCCTGA
- a CDS encoding asparaginase translates to MTPSEDFVVTDRGGIVENSHRVHAAVVDAKGRLLYALGNPTRMTLARSAAKPAQALAILETEGVAGYGFDDADIALMCASHSSEDRHIARTRAMLSKIKAEEADLRCGGHPSLSEMVNRSWIKQDFIPTAVCSNCSGKHVGMLAGARAIGAGTDGYHLPDHPMQGRVKRTVAELCDLDAGDVEWGTDGCNLPTPAFPLDRLGRIYAKLASAADGSDAGEGQSTRCAALAHIFRAMARHPEMVAGEGRYCTMLMRAFDGALVGKLGADASYAIGVRASDATRQLGTDGALGISVKIEDGNLEMLYAVVTELLERLGIGSPDVRSQLASFHHPQRVNTMGVTTGGVSFPFKLRGSKSNVDDPRLAAVAR, encoded by the coding sequence ATGACCCCGAGTGAGGATTTCGTCGTCACCGATCGTGGCGGGATCGTCGAGAACAGCCATCGCGTCCACGCGGCTGTCGTCGATGCGAAGGGCAGGCTGCTCTACGCGCTGGGAAATCCGACGCGTATGACGCTCGCCCGGTCTGCGGCGAAGCCGGCGCAGGCGCTCGCCATACTGGAGACGGAGGGTGTCGCGGGGTACGGCTTCGATGATGCGGATATTGCACTGATGTGCGCGTCCCACAGCAGCGAAGATCGGCATATCGCGCGCACGCGCGCCATGCTGTCGAAGATCAAGGCCGAGGAGGCTGATCTTCGCTGCGGCGGTCATCCTTCCCTGTCCGAAATGGTGAACCGCTCCTGGATCAAGCAGGACTTTATCCCGACGGCGGTTTGCAGCAATTGCTCGGGCAAGCACGTCGGCATGCTTGCCGGCGCCCGTGCGATTGGAGCCGGCACGGATGGCTACCACCTGCCGGATCATCCGATGCAGGGGAGGGTCAAGCGCACTGTCGCCGAACTCTGCGATCTGGATGCCGGGGACGTCGAATGGGGAACCGACGGATGCAATCTCCCGACCCCCGCTTTTCCCCTGGATCGTCTGGGGCGCATCTATGCCAAGCTTGCTTCGGCAGCAGATGGGAGCGATGCGGGTGAGGGGCAGTCAACGCGCTGCGCGGCGCTCGCCCACATCTTCCGGGCAATGGCGCGTCATCCTGAAATGGTCGCGGGCGAGGGACGTTACTGCACGATGCTGATGCGCGCATTCGACGGCGCCCTCGTCGGCAAGCTCGGGGCCGATGCCAGCTATGCGATCGGCGTGCGGGCCTCGGACGCAACCAGGCAATTGGGAACAGACGGTGCGCTCGGCATCTCCGTCAAGATCGAAGACGGCAATCTCGAAATGCTTTACGCCGTCGTAACGGAGCTCCTCGAGCGGCTCGGCATCGGTTCGCCGGATGTCCGCAGCCAGCTCGCGTCGTTCCATCATCCCCAGCGCGTGAACACGATGGGTGTTACGACAGGCGGGGTGTCTTTTCCGTTCAAGCTGCGCGGATCGAAGTCGAACGTGGACGATCCTCGCCTTGCCGCCGTTGCCCGATGA
- the aspA gene encoding aspartate ammonia-lyase: protein MTTSDMTTIRVEHDLIGDRDVPASAYYGVHTVRAVENFPITGQTLKESADLIASLAAIKQAAAEVNVSLGLLDQQRADAIVAACIEIRDGALHDQFVVDLIQGGAGTSTNMNANEVIANRALEILGHRRGEYQHLHPNEHVNLSQSTNDVYPTALKLAAWIGVHRLVDAMAILRRAFAAKAVEFADVLKMGRTQLQDAVPMTLGQEFGTYALMLAEDEARLLEAVSLIREINLGATAIGTGITAHPHYAALVRERLSAIVGIDLVTSPDLVEATQDCGSFVQLSGVLKRVAVKLSKTCNDLRLLSSGPRAGLNEINLPARQAGSSIMPGKVNPVIPEVVNQVAFEVIGNDVTITMAAEAGQLQLNAFEPVIFYSLYRSLSHLTNACLTLEANCIRGITANRDRLRQTVEQSIGIVTALNPYIGYRNATEVALEAHHSGRGVYEILLERGLMQKEHLDAVLRPETLTRPSEKLSFS from the coding sequence ATGACGACATCCGATATGACCACTATTCGCGTTGAGCACGACCTGATCGGCGACCGCGACGTGCCGGCCTCGGCCTATTACGGCGTGCATACGGTGCGCGCGGTTGAGAATTTTCCAATTACCGGTCAGACGCTGAAGGAATCGGCGGATCTGATCGCCTCCCTGGCGGCGATCAAGCAGGCGGCGGCCGAGGTCAATGTTAGCCTCGGCCTTCTGGATCAGCAGCGGGCCGACGCCATCGTCGCGGCTTGCATCGAAATCCGCGACGGCGCGCTGCACGACCAGTTCGTCGTCGATCTGATCCAGGGCGGGGCGGGAACCTCGACCAACATGAACGCCAATGAGGTGATCGCGAACAGGGCGCTGGAAATACTGGGGCACCGCCGCGGCGAGTACCAGCACCTGCATCCGAACGAGCACGTCAATCTCTCGCAATCCACCAACGACGTCTATCCGACGGCACTGAAGCTCGCCGCATGGATCGGCGTTCACCGCCTCGTCGACGCCATGGCGATCCTGCGTCGCGCATTCGCGGCCAAGGCGGTCGAGTTTGCCGACGTGCTGAAGATGGGCCGCACCCAGTTGCAGGATGCCGTGCCGATGACGCTCGGCCAGGAATTCGGAACCTACGCGCTGATGCTGGCGGAGGACGAGGCGCGCCTCTTGGAAGCGGTCTCCTTGATCCGTGAGATCAATCTCGGCGCGACCGCGATCGGCACCGGCATCACCGCCCATCCTCATTATGCCGCGCTGGTGCGCGAGCGTCTTTCGGCCATTGTTGGCATCGATCTGGTGACGTCACCTGACCTGGTGGAGGCGACGCAGGATTGCGGCTCCTTCGTGCAGCTTTCGGGGGTTCTCAAGCGCGTGGCGGTCAAGCTTTCCAAGACCTGCAACGATCTGCGGCTGCTATCCTCCGGCCCGCGCGCCGGCTTGAATGAGATCAATCTGCCGGCGCGCCAGGCCGGCTCCTCAATCATGCCTGGAAAGGTAAACCCTGTTATCCCCGAGGTCGTCAACCAGGTCGCCTTCGAAGTGATCGGCAATGACGTGACGATCACCATGGCCGCCGAGGCAGGCCAACTGCAGCTGAACGCCTTCGAGCCGGTGATCTTCTACAGCCTCTATCGCAGTCTCAGCCACCTGACCAATGCCTGCCTGACGCTAGAGGCGAATTGCATTCGAGGGATTACCGCCAACCGCGACCGGCTGCGGCAGACGGTCGAGCAATCGATCGGCATCGTAACAGCGCTCAACCCCTATATCGGCTACCGCAACGCCACAGAGGTTGCGCTGGAAGCGCATCATTCGGGACGGGGGGTCTATGAAATCCTTCTCGAGCGCGGCCTGATGCAGAAGGAGCATCTCGATGCGGTGCTGCGCCCGGAAACGCTGACCCGGCCGAGCGAGAAGCTGTCCTTCTCGTAA
- a CDS encoding TauD/TfdA dioxygenase family protein, giving the protein MSNPVLVNQIIPDSDVVSLTGRVGAEIKGIRLGGELSDATVAAINQLLLKHKVIFFRDQGHLDDSEQEAFARRLGDLVPHPTQGPVSGTASILNLDSSRGGGRADQWHTDVTFVDAYPKFSVLRGVVIPAAGGDTIWSNTHAAYESLPAPLKLLADNLWAIHSNAYDYAAVRPRATAEEKKHFEEVFTSTIYETEHPVVRVHPETGERSLLLGNFVQRLVGLSKSDSAKLYEVFQSYVTAPENTVRWRWRAGDVAIWDNRATQHYAVNDYGDQHRVVRRATVDGDIPVSIDGRRSVTHVKAAKPQAKAA; this is encoded by the coding sequence ATGAGCAATCCGGTTCTCGTCAATCAGATCATTCCCGATTCCGATGTCGTCTCCCTGACCGGCCGTGTCGGAGCCGAAATCAAAGGCATCCGTCTTGGCGGAGAGCTTTCGGATGCAACGGTGGCAGCCATCAACCAGCTTCTCCTGAAACACAAGGTCATCTTCTTCCGCGATCAGGGACATCTTGACGATTCCGAACAGGAAGCTTTCGCGCGCCGCCTTGGCGATCTCGTACCGCATCCGACCCAGGGACCGGTCTCCGGCACGGCTTCCATCCTCAATCTCGATTCCAGCCGCGGCGGCGGCCGGGCGGACCAGTGGCACACCGACGTCACGTTCGTCGACGCCTATCCCAAATTCTCCGTGCTTCGCGGCGTCGTCATCCCGGCGGCTGGCGGCGACACGATCTGGTCCAACACCCACGCCGCCTATGAAAGCCTGCCGGCGCCGCTCAAATTGCTGGCGGACAATCTGTGGGCCATTCACAGCAATGCCTATGACTATGCGGCCGTGCGTCCTCGCGCCACAGCCGAAGAGAAGAAGCATTTTGAGGAGGTTTTCACTTCGACCATCTACGAGACCGAGCATCCGGTCGTGCGTGTCCATCCGGAAACCGGCGAAAGATCGCTGCTGCTCGGCAACTTCGTTCAGCGCCTGGTCGGCCTGTCGAAGAGCGATTCCGCGAAACTCTACGAGGTGTTCCAGTCTTACGTCACGGCGCCGGAAAATACCGTGCGCTGGCGCTGGCGGGCCGGGGATGTCGCGATCTGGGACAACCGCGCCACCCAACACTATGCCGTCAACGACTATGGTGACCAGCACCGCGTCGTGCGCCGCGCCACGGTTGACGGCGATATTCCCGTCAGCATCGACGGCCGCCGCAGCGTAACCCATGTCAAGGCTGCCAAGCCGCAAGCGAAAGCGGCGTGA
- a CDS encoding carboxymuconolactone decarboxylase family protein: MATVKLLSDQEAAAIPAVQAVFDDIRATRKTDFINNFWRALANDPANLKRVWETLKSVMTVEGAIDPLTREMIYIAVSTANACQYCIQSHTAAARARGMTDAQHGELLTIIGLAAQTNHLALAMQVPPDPEFEVR, encoded by the coding sequence ATGGCAACTGTGAAACTTCTATCGGATCAAGAGGCTGCGGCCATTCCAGCCGTGCAAGCTGTGTTCGATGATATCAGGGCGACACGCAAGACCGATTTCATCAACAATTTCTGGCGTGCTCTCGCAAACGATCCCGCAAATCTCAAACGGGTATGGGAGACGCTCAAATCTGTCATGACGGTCGAAGGCGCCATCGATCCGTTGACGCGGGAGATGATCTACATCGCCGTGTCGACGGCCAATGCCTGCCAATACTGCATTCAATCCCACACTGCAGCCGCCCGGGCGCGCGGCATGACCGATGCCCAGCATGGCGAACTGCTGACGATCATCGGCCTTGCTGCGCAGACAAATCATCTGGCTCTCGCTATGCAGGTTCCGCCCGATCCGGAATTCGAGGTGCGATAG
- a CDS encoding glycoside hydrolase family protein: MAKATVSFASGERLEFWAVGPGAVTISQQDETLWHVPAFEAHPSYYSYHHREAGSVVVEWDRPEAFLWAYSYDPATVAEAGIKLWEFSTDEIPIRAGKEIDTWLRSDSQRPRIHFSPCRNWMNDPVGLCRIGDCWHLFYQFHPCGGDWGPMHWGHATSPDLFTWTHMPVFLHPEQNLWRLGATGGAFSGNAFQDRDGSLMFFYTERLPAYDLFKGYREIQKIARPDRRMIKAESISTVLEQRPEGVEHDFRDPKVWWDEASCAYRMVLGASIHGDPAVLLYGSEDLLEWKYLEPLYRAPPFFREQGARAVECPDFFPLDGKWVLIMGLVGHCDPDSGRHNLLYGLVGDFVDDRFIPDSDALQLLDFGSDFYAMQSFATGGRQIAFAWLFNWEFRKPAGSPYSGELSLPRQLSLDARNRICMRPADEVEEALTHAPLSSAEPGRYVLDETSIDIRLNGMLDGTRITATEAGQMSFSIVVEGQSISVQLPQDDGSIRYAAVIADATDLRIIHDKGILEIFADGGAVCGTRRNYRNVKPDKLVILSKAHVSAFSGE, encoded by the coding sequence ATGGCTAAAGCGACTGTCTCTTTTGCTTCGGGCGAGCGTTTGGAATTCTGGGCAGTCGGCCCTGGGGCGGTCACCATTTCACAACAAGATGAGACCCTCTGGCATGTGCCCGCTTTCGAAGCTCATCCATCATACTATTCCTACCACCACCGCGAGGCCGGCAGCGTCGTCGTTGAATGGGATCGCCCGGAAGCATTCCTTTGGGCTTACTCCTACGATCCGGCAACTGTTGCGGAGGCCGGCATAAAGTTATGGGAATTCAGCACGGATGAAATTCCAATTCGCGCAGGAAAGGAAATTGACACATGGTTGCGAAGCGATTCTCAGCGGCCTCGAATTCATTTTTCTCCTTGTCGCAACTGGATGAACGATCCCGTGGGTCTCTGCAGGATCGGCGATTGCTGGCACCTGTTTTATCAATTCCATCCATGCGGCGGCGACTGGGGGCCAATGCACTGGGGCCATGCTACCAGCCCTGACCTGTTCACCTGGACACACATGCCGGTTTTTCTCCATCCGGAGCAGAACCTCTGGCGTCTCGGTGCAACCGGAGGCGCATTCTCCGGCAATGCATTTCAGGACAGGGATGGCAGCCTGATGTTCTTCTATACGGAACGCCTGCCTGCCTATGACCTTTTCAAAGGCTACCGAGAAATACAGAAGATTGCCCGGCCGGACCGTCGGATGATCAAGGCGGAGAGCATCTCGACCGTGCTCGAGCAGCGCCCCGAAGGCGTTGAGCACGATTTCCGCGATCCAAAGGTGTGGTGGGATGAAGCCTCCTGCGCTTATCGCATGGTGCTCGGCGCTTCTATTCATGGCGACCCGGCAGTCTTGCTTTACGGTTCGGAGGATCTGCTTGAGTGGAAATACCTGGAACCGCTGTACCGTGCACCACCCTTCTTCCGCGAGCAGGGCGCCAGAGCAGTTGAATGCCCCGACTTTTTTCCCCTCGACGGCAAATGGGTGCTGATCATGGGACTTGTCGGACACTGTGACCCTGACAGCGGGCGACACAACCTGCTCTATGGGCTCGTCGGAGATTTCGTCGATGACCGCTTCATTCCGGACTCCGATGCCCTGCAACTCCTCGATTTCGGCAGCGACTTTTATGCGATGCAGAGCTTCGCGACAGGTGGCAGGCAGATTGCCTTTGCGTGGCTCTTCAATTGGGAGTTCCGCAAGCCTGCCGGATCGCCGTATTCCGGCGAGTTGTCCTTACCCCGCCAGCTATCGCTGGATGCGCGCAACAGGATATGTATGAGACCCGCTGACGAAGTGGAGGAGGCCCTCACTCACGCGCCTCTGTCTTCCGCAGAGCCCGGCAGATATGTTCTGGACGAGACATCAATCGATATCCGGCTGAACGGGATGCTCGACGGAACAAGGATCACCGCGACCGAAGCTGGACAAATGTCATTTTCCATCGTGGTGGAAGGTCAAAGTATCTCCGTGCAGCTCCCGCAAGACGACGGATCCATCCGTTACGCCGCGGTGATTGCCGATGCGACGGATCTGAGAATCATCCACGACAAGGGCATTTTAGAGATTTTTGCTGACGGAGGAGCCGTCTGCGGCACGCGACGCAACTATCGCAACGTCAAACCGGACAAGCTTGTTATTCTGTCAAAGGCACATGTGAGCGCTTTCAGCGGGGAGTAA
- a CDS encoding NosD domain-containing protein, translating to MVSENYYDVTKYAAGNPGEDIGAVINDIIADIKNRQAVADANDGGKPGSVIYIPPGDYRLFTQVVIDVSYLKIVGSGHGFTSSSIRFNTPASELAHWHEVWPGGSRILVDTSPEAADGEAAGAAFYVKRSGNPRISSVEFADFCIDGLHFTDDGSGQNDAENTYRNGKTGIYVGSANDSFRITGMGLVYLEHGVIVHDGDALAIDNNFIAECGNCIELKGMGQASRIANNFVGAGYRGYSIYAENYAGILVSSNNVFPRGASSIHFSGVVRSSVTGNRFHSFYPGMLVFAANCCENLVSSNHFLRDREPWTPMQKYDNGLDDLFGLLQIDGSNNSLIANHISEIIDARYIRPPAAKPVIINVVSGSGNYIASNHIVAATEISQKDKSDAPNSACFSTQVSALLSTGNSTLLDVTTVLVQKESVRNTVLDSGNDEQVVMNRTVNAFRGTPVLGQ from the coding sequence ATGGTTAGCGAAAATTATTACGACGTCACGAAATATGCAGCAGGAAATCCTGGCGAGGATATTGGCGCGGTCATCAATGACATCATTGCGGATATTAAAAACAGGCAAGCCGTTGCCGATGCAAATGACGGCGGCAAACCTGGATCGGTTATCTATATACCGCCAGGCGATTATCGTCTTTTCACTCAAGTCGTTATAGACGTGAGCTATCTGAAAATCGTTGGCTCTGGGCATGGTTTTACGTCGTCAAGCATCCGCTTCAACACACCCGCAAGCGAGTTGGCCCACTGGCACGAAGTGTGGCCGGGTGGAAGTCGTATACTTGTGGACACGTCTCCAGAGGCTGCGGACGGTGAGGCTGCTGGTGCCGCGTTTTATGTCAAGCGCAGCGGAAATCCTCGTATAAGCTCTGTGGAATTTGCTGACTTTTGCATCGATGGCTTGCATTTCACCGACGATGGTTCGGGGCAAAACGACGCAGAAAATACATACAGGAACGGCAAAACGGGAATTTACGTGGGCAGCGCCAATGACTCCTTCCGAATAACGGGGATGGGTCTTGTCTACCTGGAGCACGGAGTTATCGTTCATGATGGAGACGCGCTCGCGATAGATAACAATTTCATCGCAGAGTGCGGCAACTGTATCGAACTGAAAGGTATGGGGCAGGCCTCAAGAATAGCAAATAATTTTGTCGGCGCCGGATATAGAGGGTACTCTATCTACGCTGAGAATTACGCGGGCATTCTTGTATCCTCAAACAACGTATTTCCTCGAGGAGCGAGCAGTATCCATTTCTCCGGCGTGGTGCGTTCCTCGGTGACAGGAAACAGGTTCCATTCCTTTTATCCAGGGATGTTGGTTTTTGCTGCCAACTGCTGCGAGAATCTGGTCTCCTCAAATCACTTTCTGCGAGATCGCGAGCCATGGACGCCGATGCAGAAGTACGACAATGGCCTGGATGATCTGTTCGGACTTTTGCAGATTGACGGAAGCAACAATTCGCTGATCGCGAACCATATATCGGAAATAATAGATGCTCGATATATTCGGCCTCCCGCAGCAAAGCCTGTCATAATCAATGTAGTTTCCGGTAGTGGCAACTACATAGCCAGCAACCACATTGTGGCTGCAACCGAAATATCTCAAAAGGACAAGAGCGATGCGCCAAACAGCGCCTGCTTTTCAACACAGGTGAGCGCGTTGCTTTCGACCGGGAATTCGACATTACTAGACGTAACAACTGTGCTGGTGCAGAAGGAATCCGTACGGAATACAGTCCTGGACTCCGGAAATGACGAACAAGTTGTGATGAACAGAACGGTAAATGCATTCAGGGGCACTCCGGTTCTTGGGCAATAG